The Burkholderia latens genome segment TCGACCGAGTCGTAATGGCCCCACGGGCGATGGACCTTGCGGTGATCGGTCGCTTCCGCGCCGCGTTCGGCCTTGATGCGGCCGACGATTTTCTTCACGTCCTGCACACGGGATTTGTCGGCGACGAGCACGGCATCGGGCGTTTCGACGACAACCAGGTTCTGCGTGCCGACACACGCGACGAGCCGGCTCTCCGCATGCGCGAACGTCGATTCGGCGTTTTCGAACAGCACGTGGCCGCGGCCGACGTTCTCGGCGTCATCCTTCGGCAGGATTTGCCAGATCGCGTCCCACGAACCGACGTCCGACCAGCCCGCGTCGAGCGGCACGACGACGCTTTCGCACAGCTGCGGCTGGTTTGCGAGCGGCTCCATCACCGCGTAGTCGATCGAGTTCGACGGCGATGCGGCGAACGCGTCGCGATCGACGCGGAAGAAGTCGCCGTCCTCCTTGCCGCGCGCGACAGCCTGTTCGCATGCCGCGTAGATCTCGGGTTCGAGCTGGCGGATCGCATTCAGCCACACCGACGCGCGCACGATGAAGATGCCGCTGTTCCACCAGTATTCACCGGACGCGACGTACTGCTGAGCGAGTTCGAGGTGCGGCTTTTCGACGAAGCGGTCGAGGCGGCGCACGTCGAGATCGCCGGTGGCGGGGTCGCCGAGCGGCGCGCCGACGCGAATGTAGCCGTAGCCGGTCTCGGCGCGGCCCGGCACGATGCCCATCGTCGCGATCTTGCCCTGCGCCGCGCAGTGTACGCCGGCCGCGACGGCCGCGTGAAAGCGCGGCTGGTCGGCCACCGCGTGGTCGGCCGGCATCACCGTCATCACCGCATCGGCGCCGCCCGCGACGATCCGCAGCGCGGCCAGCGTCAGCGCGGGCGCCGTGTCGCGGCCGAGCGGCTCGAGCATGATCGACGCGCGCTTGCCGGTCAGGCGCAGCTGTTCGGCGGTCGTGAAACGGTGATCTTCGCCGCACACGATCAGCACGTCGTCGTTCAGCGGATGGCCGGTGGTCAGCCCGTCGAGCCGCAGCGCGGTCGATTGCAGCAGCGAGTGATCGCCGAGAAGGCCGATCAGCTGCTTCGGATAGTGCTCGCGCGACATCGGCCACAGACGCGTGCCCGAACCGCCGGCAAGGATCACCGGCTGCACCGCGACGCGCGACCCGGCGTCGGTGGCGGCGGAAGTAGAAGGGCGCGTATCGGCTAACACGTCCGGAGCATTCATGGTGACACTCTCCTCGTTTGAAGTCAGTGCCTGTTTTGTAGCATGAAGTAAATCGACAATAAAACCGGCGTTCTTCGCGCGATATCGATCGCGCACGTATCCGGGAAAAATTTCCGCGATAGCGTCAGATGCAAACAAAAAAATAAAAAATAATTCGGCCAGGCGCGCGGCTGGCCCTTCCAGCAAGGCGATGGCAGGAATCGTAAAGTTGCCGAAATATTCGCGTTTCGCGCTCAAGTCGGGAAAACGTGCCGAATTAATTCGCGAATATCGCGGCAAGAATTTCCGATTATTTTTCGAAATACTTGTGCGCTTGAGGTGGAATTTTCTTGTCGCTTCAATAGCGTCATGCAACGTTTGAACCGGATGCGCGGCACGGGCTGCGCAAGGAGCTGTTCGGCTAACGCCTGTTCACAGAAGAGGAAGCAGACATGTTGAGCGTGCTGGCGAGAGTCATCGATATCGCGATGGTCGTGTTGGGGGCGTTGATCGCCGCCGCGCTGCACGGCGGCAGCATCTGGCTCAACGACCTGCAGCGCACGACGGTGCTGTTCGATTGCCTGCTCGTCGTCGTGTTCTTTCCGGCGGTCGGCATCTACCAGTCGTGGCGCGGCAAGCGTCTCATCGGGCTGGTGGTCCGCGTTGCGTTCGCGTGGCTGGTCGTCGAACTCGCCGGCATCCTGTTGAGCTTCAGCTTTCACCAGTCGGGCGAGCTGTCGCGGTTGTGGCTCGGCTACTGGGCGCTCGTCACGATGGCGTTGCTCGCGGGCTCGAAGGCGTGCGTGCACGTGGTGCTGCGGCAACTGCGCCGCGGCGGCTACAACCTGAAGGCGGTTGCGATCGTCGGCGGCACGCCAGCCGCGCGGCGGTTGATCGCGCAAATGCGCGCACGGCCGGAAGCGGGTTTCAATCCGGTATGCGTATACGACGAAAGCGACGTGCCCGGCGAGGTCGCGCTCGACGACGTGCGCATCGAGCGGCAGTTCGAATCGCTGGTGTGGCTGGTGCGCAGCCGCGCGATCAGCGAGCTGTGGCTC includes the following:
- a CDS encoding mannose-1-phosphate guanylyltransferase/mannose-6-phosphate isomerase, encoding MNAPDVLADTRPSTSAATDAGSRVAVQPVILAGGSGTRLWPMSREHYPKQLIGLLGDHSLLQSTALRLDGLTTGHPLNDDVLIVCGEDHRFTTAEQLRLTGKRASIMLEPLGRDTAPALTLAALRIVAGGADAVMTVMPADHAVADQPRFHAAVAAGVHCAAQGKIATMGIVPGRAETGYGYIRVGAPLGDPATGDLDVRRLDRFVEKPHLELAQQYVASGEYWWNSGIFIVRASVWLNAIRQLEPEIYAACEQAVARGKEDGDFFRVDRDAFAASPSNSIDYAVMEPLANQPQLCESVVVPLDAGWSDVGSWDAIWQILPKDDAENVGRGHVLFENAESTFAHAESRLVACVGTQNLVVVETPDAVLVADKSRVQDVKKIVGRIKAERGAEATDHRKVHRPWGHYDSVDNGERFQVKRIVVKPGARLSLQMHHHRAEHWIVVRGTARITRGDETFLLSENESTYIPLGVSHRLENPGKMPLELIEVQSGAYLGEDDIVRFDDTYGRQ